From Streptomyces sp. NBC_01754, a single genomic window includes:
- a CDS encoding TIGR03619 family F420-dependent LLM class oxidoreductase, with amino-acid sequence MRIGFTLPQMGPLAHQAHEIGRFAKEAEELGADSLWVGDRILAPVEPSVGYGGGDGIPEVFRTVLDPFAVMAVAAAATERAEIGANVLQAPCYAPALLARSLTTLDLISEGRLLAGFGTGWSPEEYLAAGVPMKERGARLDEALDALEAWWTTDPVEFEGTYTRIPAAHVGLKPARRPHPPVYLAGFAPAAMRRVARRADGWLPVAQPGSGAFAPGSVNTPMAQVRRLAAEAGRDPSVLGLILRVYPTPEATLEEVVATITDAGRETDVDHCFVELMNIAHDVDHALELVRRVLGTAR; translated from the coding sequence ATGCGTATCGGATTCACCCTTCCCCAGATGGGCCCCCTGGCCCACCAGGCCCACGAGATCGGTCGCTTCGCGAAGGAGGCCGAGGAGCTGGGCGCGGACAGCCTCTGGGTCGGTGACCGGATCCTGGCCCCGGTCGAGCCCAGCGTGGGGTACGGCGGTGGTGACGGGATCCCGGAGGTCTTCCGGACCGTCCTCGACCCGTTCGCCGTCATGGCCGTGGCCGCCGCCGCCACGGAGCGGGCCGAGATCGGAGCCAACGTCCTGCAAGCCCCCTGCTACGCACCGGCCCTGCTCGCCCGCTCGCTGACCACACTCGACCTCATCAGCGAAGGACGTCTGCTGGCCGGCTTCGGCACGGGCTGGTCCCCCGAGGAGTACCTGGCGGCGGGCGTGCCGATGAAGGAGCGCGGCGCCCGGCTGGACGAGGCCCTGGACGCCCTGGAGGCGTGGTGGACCACCGATCCGGTGGAGTTCGAGGGCACGTACACCCGGATCCCGGCCGCCCATGTAGGCCTCAAGCCCGCCCGGCGGCCGCATCCCCCTGTCTATCTGGCGGGCTTCGCCCCGGCCGCGATGCGCCGCGTCGCCCGCAGGGCCGACGGCTGGCTCCCCGTCGCCCAGCCGGGCTCCGGCGCCTTCGCCCCCGGCTCCGTCAACACCCCCATGGCGCAGGTGCGGCGGCTGGCCGCCGAGGCGGGCCGGGACCCGTCCGTGCTCGGTCTGATCCTGCGGGTGTACCCGACCCCGGAGGCGACCCTGGAGGAGGTCGTGGCGACGATCACGGACGCCGGACGGGAGACCGACGTCGATCACTGCTTCGTGGAGCTGATGAACATCGCGCACGATGTCGACCACGCCCTCGAACTGGTCCGGAGGGTGCTCGGCACGGCCCGCTGA